The following are encoded in a window of Paenibacillaceae bacterium GAS479 genomic DNA:
- a CDS encoding RNA polymerase sigma-70 factor, ECF subfamily, with translation MTDEDLVQGMMNGDQACFEALVHRYHAPLSGFLQRQLKDPGRAEDIVQETFLKLIRQLKDKRNPDNVQAWLYRVAMNQCRDYWKSSGYQTDRNRFGEPPERKDERTSVVELAERQETRREIRQTLDELPKVQREVVLLRFYQDLKLQDIADVLQLPLGSVKTHLYKALRRLKSKLSKEQEVPLPARGGKKDGIAER, from the coding sequence GTGACGGATGAAGATTTGGTCCAGGGAATGATGAACGGCGACCAGGCCTGTTTTGAAGCGCTTGTTCACCGTTATCATGCCCCTTTATCCGGATTCCTGCAGCGACAGCTGAAGGATCCTGGGCGAGCGGAGGATATCGTGCAGGAAACATTCCTCAAGCTGATCCGCCAGCTCAAAGATAAACGTAATCCCGATAATGTCCAGGCTTGGCTGTATCGGGTTGCGATGAATCAGTGCCGTGACTATTGGAAAAGCTCCGGTTATCAAACCGACCGCAACCGCTTTGGCGAGCCGCCGGAGCGCAAAGACGAACGGACTTCCGTTGTGGAGCTGGCCGAGCGTCAGGAAACACGCCGCGAAATCCGGCAAACGCTCGACGAACTTCCTAAGGTGCAGCGAGAAGTTGTGCTGCTCCGCTTTTATCAGGATCTTAAGCTGCAGGACATTGCTGACGTGCTCCAACTGCCGCTTGGCTCGGTGAAAACGCATTTGTATAAGGCGCTCCGCCGACTAAAGTCCAAGCTGAGCAAGGAACAGGAAGTTCCACTACCCGCGAGAGGAGGCAAAAAAGATGGAATTGCCGAACGATAA
- a CDS encoding ABC-2 type transport system ATP-binding protein: protein MIELSGVRWERRAGVFTLDVPRLLLREGITVMAGANGSGKSSLLQLLATAEFPDQGGIRYGTMSGDRDLAAIRASIGYVPTGLELYEDMKTERLLRYLSELKGEAGKTETDRVIALFQLEPYRRRAIKTLPQGIRQRIALAQSVIGSPDYLFLDEPLNALDSIERLRLIRFLASYARGRSVVVSTHELNEWEAWVTRILWLDEGKPLFHGTPQYWTAGLPNMVWAGAVTHERYLELPPEALLQVRPEQELWSVRLLAESSPGREFSRQEATLEDAYFIRSRAR, encoded by the coding sequence ATGATCGAGCTTAGCGGAGTGCGCTGGGAGCGGCGTGCTGGCGTATTCACACTGGATGTTCCCCGCCTGCTGCTGCGCGAGGGCATCACGGTGATGGCGGGAGCGAATGGCTCTGGCAAATCCTCGCTGTTACAGCTGCTCGCAACAGCAGAATTTCCGGACCAAGGCGGTATTCGTTACGGCACGATGAGCGGCGACCGCGATCTGGCAGCGATTCGGGCTTCAATCGGCTATGTGCCGACTGGGCTTGAGCTGTACGAGGATATGAAGACGGAGAGGCTGCTGCGCTACTTATCCGAACTGAAGGGTGAAGCCGGCAAAACCGAGACAGATCGCGTCATAGCGCTATTCCAACTTGAGCCGTACCGGCGGCGAGCAATCAAAACGCTGCCTCAGGGCATCCGTCAGCGCATCGCCTTGGCTCAGTCAGTCATCGGCTCACCGGACTATCTTTTTTTGGACGAGCCGCTCAACGCGCTTGACTCCATCGAAAGGCTGCGGCTAATTCGCTTCCTGGCATCCTATGCACGAGGACGCTCCGTCGTAGTCTCTACCCATGAGCTGAATGAATGGGAAGCGTGGGTCACCCGCATCCTGTGGCTGGACGAAGGCAAGCCGCTGTTCCATGGTACGCCTCAGTATTGGACAGCAGGGCTGCCCAATATGGTCTGGGCCGGAGCCGTAACCCATGAGCGATACTTGGAGCTTCCGCCCGAGGCGCTGCTCCAGGTTCGACCGGAGCAGGAGCTCTGGAGCGTGCGCCTGCTGGCGGAGAGCAGTCCCGGACGGGAATTCTCCCGTCAGGAGGCCACTCTCGAGGATGCTTACTTTATCCGCTCTCGGGCTAGATAG